One Moorella sp. E308F DNA segment encodes these proteins:
- a CDS encoding PIN domain-containing protein, translated as MNASIFVDTNVMVYAYDRSEPEKQVKALQILDLLATRKIGAISAQVLAEFFVTVTRKIKEPLTLEQAQKRIQNYLASWTVLDVTPLIIIEAVRGVREYQLSYWDAQIWATARLNQISTVFSEDFATGSILEGISFVNPFAADFDLASWL; from the coding sequence ATGAACGCTAGCATATTTGTTGATACCAATGTTATGGTATATGCCTATGATCGTTCTGAACCAGAAAAACAAGTAAAGGCCCTACAAATCCTTGATTTATTAGCGACCAGGAAGATAGGTGCCATCAGTGCGCAAGTTCTGGCAGAGTTTTTTGTTACTGTAACCCGTAAAATTAAAGAACCATTAACTTTAGAACAGGCACAAAAACGGATTCAAAATTACCTTGCTTCTTGGACCGTTTTAGATGTAACGCCGTTAATTATAATTGAAGCCGTACGGGGTGTTCGCGAATATCAACTATCATACTGGGATGCCCAGATATGGGCTACGGCCCGTCTTAATCAAATTAGTACTGTTTTTAGTGAGGATTTTGCCACTGGTTCTATTTTAGAAGGCATTTCTTTTGTTAATCCCTTTGCAGCAGATTTTGATCTCGCCTCATGGCTTTAA
- a CDS encoding cupin domain-containing protein, whose translation MLGEKIRNLRRERGMSLKEVAEKTGLTSSFLSQVERDLADPSITSLRKIAEALDIPIFYFLLNHEDHSPVVRKDQRKVLRFPQSHLTYELLSPDLNRKMEVMMARLEPGAASCDEPLAHPGEECIVVLEGIMEIDIGGEVYRLEAGDSIYYYASIPHKLWSVGNEDLVFISAITPPQF comes from the coding sequence GTGCTTGGAGAGAAGATACGCAACTTACGCCGGGAGCGAGGCATGAGCCTCAAGGAGGTAGCGGAAAAAACCGGCCTTACTTCCAGTTTTTTGAGCCAGGTGGAACGGGATCTGGCCGATCCCTCTATTACCTCTTTACGCAAAATTGCCGAGGCTCTCGATATCCCTATTTTTTATTTCTTGTTAAACCATGAAGACCACAGCCCGGTAGTGCGGAAAGACCAGCGCAAGGTCCTGCGTTTTCCCCAGTCCCATTTGACCTATGAACTCTTGTCGCCGGATTTAAACCGTAAGATGGAAGTGATGATGGCCCGCCTGGAGCCGGGAGCGGCCAGCTGCGACGAGCCCCTGGCGCACCCGGGGGAAGAGTGTATTGTCGTCCTCGAGGGAATTATGGAAATCGACATCGGCGGGGAAGTATACCGGCTGGAAGCGGGGGACAGCATCTACTATTACGCCTCCATCCCCCACAAGCTGTGGAGTGTCGGCAACGAAGACCTGGTCTTTATTTCGGCCATTACGCCCCCCCAGTTTTAG
- the gatA gene encoding Asp-tRNA(Asn)/Glu-tRNA(Gln) amidotransferase subunit GatA, whose amino-acid sequence MDLHYLTVHELGDLLQRREVSAVEVTEAMLERIEAVDGRVQAYLTRTAEEALEQAKAVDAARARGEDPGILAGVPMALKDNLCTEGVRTTCASRMLAEWVPPYDATVVRRLKTAGAVILGKLNMDEFAMGSSTENSGFFPTRNPWDLERVPGGSSGGSVAAVAAGEACYALGSDTGGSIRQPASFCGVVGMKPTYGRVSRYGLVAFASSLDQIGPITRDVTDCALVLGVIAGHDPSDSTSADLPVPDYRAALQPEIKGLKIGVPREYFGAGIEPEVEKVVRRAIAKLEEMGAICEETSLPHTEYALPAYYLVAPAEASSNLARYDGVSYGLRVPGKDIIEMYMNTRSQGFGPEVKRRIMLGTYALSSGYYDAYYLKALKVRTLIRRDFEAAFSKYDLLATPTSPTVAFRLGEKAGDPLAMYMSDLCTIPVNMAGLPALSIPCGFSQGLPVGLQLIGKAFDEATLLRVAYAFEQATEYHRRRPELGVA is encoded by the coding sequence ATGGATTTACACTATTTGACCGTCCATGAGCTGGGCGATCTTTTACAGCGCCGCGAGGTGAGCGCCGTAGAGGTTACCGAAGCCATGCTCGAGCGCATCGAGGCCGTCGATGGCCGGGTGCAGGCTTATCTAACCCGGACGGCCGAAGAGGCCCTGGAGCAGGCTAAAGCCGTTGATGCGGCCCGCGCCCGGGGCGAGGACCCTGGTATTCTAGCCGGCGTGCCTATGGCCTTAAAGGACAACCTCTGCACCGAAGGAGTGCGGACGACCTGCGCTTCCCGGATGCTGGCCGAGTGGGTACCGCCCTATGACGCCACCGTGGTCCGACGCCTCAAAACGGCCGGGGCGGTAATACTGGGCAAGCTCAATATGGACGAGTTTGCCATGGGTTCCTCCACGGAAAACTCCGGCTTTTTCCCGACCCGTAATCCCTGGGACCTGGAGCGGGTGCCGGGGGGGTCCAGCGGCGGTTCGGTAGCGGCCGTGGCCGCCGGGGAGGCCTGTTATGCCCTCGGGTCCGATACCGGCGGTTCCATCCGCCAGCCAGCCTCCTTCTGCGGCGTCGTCGGTATGAAGCCGACCTATGGCCGGGTATCGCGCTACGGCCTGGTGGCCTTCGCCTCATCCCTGGACCAGATCGGCCCTATTACTCGGGATGTCACCGACTGCGCCCTGGTCCTGGGGGTCATTGCCGGTCATGATCCCTCTGATTCCACCTCGGCCGACCTGCCGGTACCTGATTACCGGGCGGCTCTGCAACCGGAAATTAAAGGCTTAAAAATAGGTGTACCGCGGGAGTATTTCGGCGCCGGCATAGAACCAGAGGTTGAGAAGGTCGTCCGCCGGGCCATTGCCAAACTTGAGGAAATGGGGGCCATTTGCGAAGAGACTTCCCTGCCCCATACGGAATACGCCCTGCCGGCCTATTACCTGGTGGCCCCGGCGGAGGCTTCCTCCAACCTGGCCCGTTATGACGGTGTCAGTTACGGCCTCCGGGTGCCGGGCAAAGACATCATTGAAATGTATATGAACACCAGGAGCCAGGGCTTTGGACCAGAGGTAAAGCGGCGTATTATGCTGGGCACCTACGCCTTGAGTTCGGGCTACTACGACGCTTATTACCTGAAAGCCCTGAAAGTAAGGACCCTTATTCGCCGGGATTTCGAAGCCGCCTTTAGCAAATACGACCTGCTGGCAACACCGACATCGCCTACAGTCGCCTTCCGTTTAGGAGAAAAAGCAGGGGATCCCCTGGCTATGTATATGTCTGACCTCTGCACTATTCCTGTTAATATGGCCGGGTTGCCGGCCCTCTCCATCCCCTGCGGCTTTAGCCAGGGGCTGCCCGTTGGCCTGCAGTTGATCGGTAAAGCCTTTGATGAGGCAACCCTGCTGCGGGTAGCTTACGCCTTTGAACAAGCTACCGAATATCACCGGCGGCGGCCGGAGCTGGGAGTGGCTTAA
- the yqeC gene encoding selenium cofactor biosynthesis protein YqeC gives MRLYQALGLQAREIITVVGAGGKTSALICLARELAAAGRRVVVAPTTKMLLSQLRQLAEPVITSDTASLAAGVATGLKRGNLVTCGSGVTDQGKVKGLDAAGVTALAELDIDYLLLEGDGAAGALLKVPAGHEPVIPPVTTMVVTVAGLPVLGRPLAAPFVHRPRLAAGLLGREEGFLVTAHDVARLLVHPRGGRKGVPPAARWVVLLNQAEDYELLRAGRSVAGAVFAAGGEKVILGAVATPAPVRQVILRQATRTPAPVGLVVLAAGAGERFGGGKQLLSIAGQPMVRRVVATALAALPGNVVVVLGHEAGRVVAALEGLRVNLAYNPGYRQGLSTSLQTGLAALGPESRAALFVLADQPGVTPEVITRLCDAYRQGGKKIIVPVYQGRRGNPVLIDRALWPEIMAQQGDVGAREIIRVHPEEVLAVEVDCPGVVQDIDTPADYQDWLGRQ, from the coding sequence ATGCGCTTATACCAGGCCCTGGGGTTGCAGGCCAGAGAGATCATTACTGTTGTCGGGGCAGGGGGTAAAACCTCGGCCCTTATTTGTCTGGCCCGCGAACTGGCAGCCGCGGGGCGCCGGGTTGTTGTTGCCCCGACCACAAAAATGCTTTTAAGCCAGCTCCGGCAGCTGGCAGAACCGGTCATTACCAGCGATACCGCCAGCCTGGCAGCAGGTGTGGCAACCGGTCTAAAGAGGGGGAATCTGGTCACCTGCGGGTCTGGGGTTACTGACCAGGGCAAGGTTAAGGGCCTGGACGCGGCAGGCGTAACGGCGCTGGCAGAACTGGATATTGATTACCTCCTCCTCGAGGGAGATGGAGCGGCGGGAGCCCTCCTCAAGGTCCCGGCGGGCCACGAGCCGGTCATCCCGCCGGTAACAACCATGGTGGTGACGGTGGCCGGCCTGCCGGTGCTGGGGCGGCCCCTGGCTGCCCCCTTTGTCCATCGCCCCCGGCTGGCAGCAGGGCTGCTGGGACGGGAAGAAGGCTTCCTGGTGACGGCGCATGATGTGGCCCGGCTCCTGGTCCATCCTCGCGGCGGGCGTAAAGGGGTGCCACCGGCAGCGCGATGGGTGGTTTTGTTAAACCAGGCTGAAGATTATGAACTGCTGCGGGCGGGCAGGTCCGTGGCCGGGGCCGTCTTCGCCGCCGGCGGCGAGAAGGTTATCCTGGGTGCGGTGGCCACCCCGGCGCCGGTGCGCCAGGTAATACTGCGACAGGCAACGAGAACGCCCGCGCCGGTGGGATTAGTTGTCCTGGCCGCCGGGGCCGGGGAGCGCTTTGGCGGCGGCAAGCAACTATTGTCAATAGCCGGCCAGCCTATGGTACGACGGGTGGTAGCCACGGCCCTGGCAGCTTTACCGGGGAATGTTGTCGTGGTCCTGGGTCACGAGGCCGGCAGGGTGGTAGCGGCCCTGGAAGGCTTACGGGTAAATCTGGCTTACAACCCCGGCTACCGCCAGGGCCTCAGCACCTCCCTGCAGACCGGGCTGGCCGCCCTCGGGCCGGAAAGCCGGGCCGCCCTTTTTGTCCTGGCCGACCAGCCGGGAGTCACGCCGGAAGTCATCACCCGGTTGTGTGACGCTTACCGGCAGGGAGGGAAAAAGATTATTGTCCCCGTTTACCAGGGACGGCGGGGCAATCCGGTTCTCATCGACCGCGCTCTCTGGCCGGAAATCATGGCCCAGCAGGGAGATGTGGGGGCCAGGGAGATTATCCGGGTTCATCCGGAGGAAGTGCTGGCGGTAGAAGTGGACTGCCCCGGAGTGGTGCAGGATATCGATACCCCGGCTGATTACCAGGACTGGCTGGGGAGGCAATAA
- the gatB gene encoding Asp-tRNA(Asn)/Glu-tRNA(Gln) amidotransferase subunit GatB — protein MEYEAVIGLEVHVELKTNAKAFCGCTTAFGGEPNTHVCPVCLGLPGVLPVINRQVVEFGLKTALALNCQVATFCKFDRKNYYYPDLPKNYQISQYDLPLARGGHLKITVDGEERVIGITRVHMEEDAGKLIHVDGPDGGYSLVDYNRTGVPLLEIVSEPDLRSPAEARAYMEKLRTILQYLDVSDCKMEEGSLRCDANVSVRPRGSQSFGTKTEVKNLNSFRSLQRALEYEIERQIAILESGGRVEQATMAWDENRGVTYVMRTKEEAQDYRYFPDPDLVPLEIDAAWIERVRRELPELPDARCRRLIDDYGLPAYDAGVITSSRDLADYFDRVVALYPDAKTVSNWIMGDFLRLLNAGNLEPGQSPVPPEEMASLLQLQKEGTISGKIAKQVLEEMFATGKGARQVVEEKGLVQISDVAALTQIVEEVLAANPGVVEDYRNGKDKALGFLVGQVMKATRGKANPGLVNQLLKERL, from the coding sequence GTGGAATACGAAGCAGTAATTGGCCTGGAAGTCCATGTGGAGCTGAAAACCAATGCCAAGGCTTTCTGTGGCTGTACCACGGCCTTCGGCGGTGAACCCAACACCCATGTCTGCCCCGTCTGCCTGGGTCTGCCGGGAGTGCTGCCGGTCATTAACCGGCAGGTGGTGGAGTTCGGGCTAAAGACGGCCCTGGCGCTGAACTGCCAGGTGGCAACCTTCTGCAAGTTTGATCGCAAGAATTATTATTACCCGGATCTACCCAAAAACTACCAGATATCCCAGTACGACCTGCCCCTGGCCAGGGGGGGCCATTTAAAGATTACCGTTGACGGCGAAGAACGGGTTATCGGCATCACCAGGGTGCATATGGAAGAAGACGCCGGCAAGCTAATCCACGTCGACGGTCCCGACGGGGGCTATTCCCTGGTAGATTACAACCGGACGGGGGTGCCCCTTTTAGAGATCGTTTCCGAGCCGGACCTGCGCTCACCGGCCGAAGCCCGGGCTTACATGGAAAAATTGCGAACCATCCTCCAGTACCTGGACGTGTCCGACTGCAAGATGGAGGAAGGATCGTTACGCTGTGATGCCAATGTGTCGGTACGGCCCCGGGGTAGCCAGTCCTTCGGTACCAAGACGGAAGTAAAGAATCTGAACTCTTTCCGCTCTCTGCAGCGGGCCCTGGAGTATGAGATTGAGCGCCAGATTGCCATCCTGGAAAGCGGCGGCCGGGTGGAGCAGGCCACCATGGCCTGGGATGAGAATCGCGGCGTGACGTATGTCATGCGCACCAAGGAAGAAGCCCAGGATTACCGCTATTTCCCTGACCCCGACCTGGTGCCCTTAGAGATTGATGCCGCCTGGATCGAGCGGGTGCGCAGGGAGCTTCCCGAGCTGCCCGACGCCCGCTGCCGCCGCTTGATTGACGATTATGGCCTGCCGGCCTACGATGCCGGGGTGATTACCAGCTCGCGGGATCTCGCCGATTATTTTGACCGGGTGGTGGCCCTCTATCCCGACGCCAAGACCGTCAGCAACTGGATCATGGGCGACTTCCTGCGCCTTTTAAATGCCGGCAACCTGGAACCGGGACAATCTCCCGTACCGCCGGAAGAAATGGCGAGTCTCTTGCAACTGCAAAAAGAAGGGACCATCAGCGGCAAGATTGCCAAGCAGGTCCTGGAAGAGATGTTTGCCACCGGTAAAGGGGCGCGCCAGGTAGTCGAGGAAAAGGGCCTGGTCCAGATCAGCGATGTGGCCGCCCTGACGCAGATTGTCGAGGAAGTCCTGGCCGCCAACCCGGGTGTGGTTGAGGATTACCGCAACGGTAAAGACAAGGCCCTGGGCTTCCTGGTGGGCCAGGTGATGAAGGCCACCAGGGGCAAGGCCAACCCCGGTCTGGTGAACCAGCTGCTGAAGGAACGGCTGTAA
- a CDS encoding CopG family transcriptional regulator, whose product MERMIRKQLYLNAEQNFILKQRAKEMGITEAELVRRAITSHISTAKWQKKDVRAWEEEKKFIQQLIKQGPAKGQRTWKREELYER is encoded by the coding sequence ATGGAACGTATGATACGTAAGCAGTTATATCTCAATGCTGAACAGAATTTTATTCTAAAACAAAGGGCCAAGGAAATGGGGATAACAGAAGCGGAACTGGTCCGCCGTGCAATTACCAGTCATATAAGTACCGCTAAATGGCAAAAAAAAGATGTTAGAGCGTGGGAGGAAGAAAAAAAATTTATCCAGCAATTAATTAAACAAGGACCGGCTAAAGGACAGCGCACATGGAAGCGGGAAGAACTGTATGAACGCTAG
- a CDS encoding HAD family hydrolase yields the protein MFAGVLFDFDGTLVDTSELVIKSFQHTLAPYLGRTVAPEEIYPYFGIPLRDGLSAFVPGQPNLVEEMIPIYRRFSEEHFATLVRPCPGVREGLEELRAAGIKLGIVTSRVRDTTLYGLRLFNLEKFFPVVVTMEDVRSHKPAPEPVRRGLELLQLAPADVAMIGDSPHDILAARAGGVTSVAAGWSRIPRERLLAARPDAFVNTMAEFVDFCLEGNLAAADVCGRLSHEG from the coding sequence TTGTTCGCCGGCGTACTTTTTGATTTTGACGGCACCCTGGTGGATACCTCCGAACTGGTGATCAAGTCCTTCCAGCATACCCTGGCGCCATACCTGGGACGGACGGTAGCCCCGGAAGAGATTTACCCTTATTTTGGCATCCCCCTGCGGGACGGCTTGAGCGCCTTTGTACCCGGTCAACCCAATCTCGTAGAAGAGATGATCCCCATTTACCGCCGCTTCAGCGAGGAACATTTTGCCACTCTGGTACGGCCCTGCCCGGGGGTGCGGGAAGGCCTGGAAGAGCTCCGGGCGGCAGGTATCAAGCTCGGTATCGTTACTTCTCGCGTGCGGGATACCACCCTCTATGGCCTGCGCCTTTTCAACCTGGAAAAATTTTTCCCGGTAGTTGTTACCATGGAAGACGTGCGCAGCCACAAGCCGGCCCCGGAGCCGGTCCGGCGCGGTCTCGAGCTATTACAGCTTGCTCCAGCTGATGTAGCAATGATCGGCGACAGCCCCCACGATATTCTGGCAGCAAGGGCGGGTGGGGTAACGAGCGTGGCAGCAGGGTGGAGCAGGATCCCGCGGGAACGCCTGCTGGCCGCCCGTCCGGACGCTTTCGTAAATACCATGGCGGAGTTTGTAGATTTTTGCCTGGAAGGCAATTTGGCAGCGGCCGATGTTTGCGGCCGCCTCTCTCATGAAGGCTGA
- a CDS encoding phosphatidylglycerophosphatase A family protein: protein MERRGVSLEDIACLVYEVQQKYIPNLTMAACRESVERVLEKREVQNAVFTGIAIDELAEKGQLAEPLATMLKSDDGLYGIDEVLALSIINIYGSIGFTNFGYLDKVKPGIIGVVNSKKNEKVNTFLDDLVAAIAAAASSRLAHRDRDGLLK from the coding sequence ATGGAACGGCGGGGGGTATCGCTGGAAGATATCGCCTGCCTGGTATATGAAGTCCAGCAAAAATATATTCCTAACCTTACCATGGCCGCCTGTCGCGAAAGCGTTGAGCGGGTGCTGGAAAAGCGGGAGGTCCAGAACGCCGTTTTTACCGGCATAGCCATTGATGAGCTGGCCGAAAAAGGGCAACTGGCCGAACCCCTGGCCACCATGCTAAAGAGTGACGACGGCCTTTACGGCATTGACGAGGTGTTGGCCCTGAGCATCATCAATATTTACGGTTCCATCGGTTTTACCAACTTCGGTTACCTGGACAAGGTCAAGCCGGGCATCATCGGCGTGGTCAACAGCAAGAAAAACGAGAAGGTCAACACTTTCCTCGATGACCTGGTGGCCGCCATCGCCGCCGCCGCTTCCTCCCGCCTGGCCCACCGCGACCGGGACGGGCTGCTGAAGTGA
- the gatC gene encoding Asp-tRNA(Asn)/Glu-tRNA(Gln) amidotransferase subunit GatC translates to MPITTAEVEHVALLARLKLTPEEKAAYTEQLNAILEYMDKLNALDTENVEPTAHVLPLRNVFRDDVARPGLPREKALAGAPAASEGQFKVPRVV, encoded by the coding sequence ATGCCTATCACGACAGCCGAGGTAGAACACGTCGCCCTGCTGGCCCGCCTGAAACTCACTCCCGAAGAGAAGGCGGCCTACACCGAACAGCTAAATGCCATCCTGGAATATATGGATAAATTGAACGCCCTGGACACGGAAAATGTGGAGCCTACAGCCCACGTGTTGCCCTTGCGCAATGTATTCCGCGATGACGTAGCGCGGCCCGGGCTACCCCGGGAAAAGGCCCTGGCCGGGGCACCGGCAGCCAGTGAAGGGCAGTTTAAAGTGCCGCGGGTAGTTTAG
- the yqeB gene encoding selenium-dependent molybdenum cofactor biosynthesis protein YqeB: MRHLVVIKGAGDLASGVAHRLHQAGFPVIMTEIPRPTVIRRAVAFAEAVYSGAVTVEGVTARLVTGPEEALTKATRGEIAVLVDPRAGVIATLRPEIVVDAIMAKTNLGTSMEQAPIVIALGPGFTAGRDAHAVVETRRGHYLGRVIWQGEALPNTGIPGEVMGYTEERVLRAPADGIFMGCKAIGDLVTTGETVAMVGEVPLPARISGVLRGILHDGLEVTRGMKVGDIDPRGERDYCFTISDKARAIAGGVLEAILHLREKLR, translated from the coding sequence GTGCGGCATCTGGTGGTTATCAAAGGGGCGGGGGACCTGGCCAGCGGGGTGGCCCACCGTCTCCATCAAGCCGGTTTTCCGGTAATCATGACGGAGATACCCCGGCCAACGGTAATCCGCCGGGCCGTGGCCTTTGCGGAAGCGGTTTATTCCGGCGCCGTTACTGTAGAGGGAGTTACGGCCCGCCTGGTGACCGGCCCGGAGGAGGCCCTGACGAAAGCCACGCGGGGAGAAATTGCCGTGCTGGTGGATCCCCGGGCCGGGGTTATTGCGACCCTCCGGCCGGAAATTGTCGTAGATGCCATCATGGCCAAGACCAACCTGGGGACAAGTATGGAGCAGGCTCCCATTGTTATCGCCCTGGGGCCTGGCTTTACGGCCGGCCGGGACGCCCACGCGGTAGTGGAGACCAGGCGCGGTCATTATCTCGGCCGGGTCATCTGGCAGGGCGAAGCCCTTCCTAATACCGGTATCCCGGGTGAAGTCATGGGCTATACCGAAGAAAGGGTCTTGAGGGCGCCGGCAGATGGAATATTTATGGGTTGCAAGGCAATCGGTGACTTGGTAACCACCGGCGAAACAGTGGCCATGGTTGGCGAAGTGCCCTTGCCGGCGCGGATCAGCGGCGTGCTGCGGGGTATCCTCCACGACGGCCTGGAAGTCACCAGAGGAATGAAGGTCGGCGACATCGACCCCCGCGGTGAACGGGACTACTGCTTCACCATTTCCGATAAAGCCCGGGCCATCGCCGGGGGTGTGCTGGAGGCTATTTTGCACCTGCGGGAAAAGCTGCGGTAA
- a CDS encoding XdhC family protein encodes MDRELIRGAVKLIEQGKPCALATIIRVKGSAPREAGTQMLVTTGGQTLGTIGGGCAEAAVRQRALLVLEKGEPEIYHLDLTADTAADEGMVCGGIMDVFIEPLGG; translated from the coding sequence GTGGACCGGGAACTTATTCGAGGGGCGGTTAAATTAATAGAGCAGGGAAAGCCTTGTGCCCTGGCTACTATAATCCGGGTCAAGGGTTCGGCGCCCCGGGAAGCCGGCACCCAGATGCTGGTTACCACCGGGGGCCAAACCCTGGGAACCATCGGCGGCGGTTGTGCCGAAGCGGCCGTTCGCCAGCGGGCTTTGCTGGTCCTGGAAAAGGGGGAGCCGGAAATATATCACCTGGACCTGACGGCCGACACGGCTGCCGACGAAGGCATGGTCTGTGGCGGGATTATGGATGTATTTATCGAGCCACTGGGAGGGTAA
- a CDS encoding XdhC family protein gives MDKLAFFRQLLAALEGQQPGVAAMVVKVEAGLPGVAPGNRFLWTPEGHYGSLGSVNLEAAVAERAREVLAGRRPRLETIDLDAGSVTLFLEPVLPEPEVIVLGGGHVGQKVATVAKLAGYRVTVIDDRPDFANRALFPTADRIICNNFTAALQDIKITPATFIVIVTRGHRYDYDCLRAVIASPAAYIGMIGSRRRVQGVKERLLAEGVSEAALERIHAPIGLDIGAETPAEIAVSILAEIIRVYRRGA, from the coding sequence ATGGATAAATTGGCCTTTTTCCGGCAGCTGCTGGCGGCCCTGGAGGGTCAGCAGCCGGGGGTAGCCGCTATGGTAGTTAAAGTAGAAGCAGGCCTGCCGGGAGTGGCACCTGGCAACCGTTTCCTATGGACTCCGGAGGGTCATTACGGCAGCCTGGGATCGGTAAATCTGGAAGCCGCTGTAGCTGAACGGGCCAGGGAGGTTTTAGCCGGGCGCCGGCCCCGGTTGGAAACCATAGACCTGGATGCGGGTAGCGTAACCCTTTTCCTGGAACCGGTGCTCCCCGAACCGGAAGTTATCGTCCTGGGGGGCGGCCATGTGGGCCAGAAGGTTGCTACAGTTGCCAAACTGGCCGGCTACCGGGTAACCGTAATTGACGACCGTCCTGACTTCGCAAATCGCGCCCTTTTCCCAACAGCCGATAGAATAATTTGTAATAACTTTACGGCGGCCCTGCAGGATATTAAGATCACTCCAGCCACTTTTATCGTTATCGTCACCCGGGGGCACCGCTATGATTATGACTGCCTGCGGGCCGTAATCGCCTCCCCGGCGGCCTATATCGGCATGATCGGCAGTCGGCGGCGCGTCCAGGGGGTTAAAGAACGCCTGCTGGCCGAGGGTGTAAGCGAAGCGGCCCTGGAGCGAATTCATGCTCCCATCGGCCTGGACATCGGTGCTGAAACGCCGGCGGAAATCGCCGTCAGTATCCTGGCGGAGATTATCCGGGTCTACCGGCGTGGAGCTTAA